ATCTGAAGATGGCGCCGACAGCAGCCCTATTGAAGATGGCGCAGACAGAAATGGTCGCCTCTTTTCGCGTTcataggaaactatgcagtattttgtattatttcttacattgttaccccaggaaatcttaagtcttattacatacagccaggaagaactattggatataagagcaacatcaacttaccaacattacaggaataagactttcccgaagcggattcTCTGTTTGGACCATCACCTAGGACAATGGATCAGATCCCAGTAGGCGACCCAAAAGAACAGTGACGCAGAAGGGGCAGATGGAGTGGTTTTCTGGTCAGGCTctgtagacgggcacatcgctcaCTACTCCTGagtatacttctcgccaatgtccagtctcttgacaacaaggtagatgaaatttgagcaagggttgccttccagagagacatcagagattgtaacattctctgtttcacagaaacatgcctcactcgggatatgttatcagagtcagtacagccacccgCTTTCTTCGCGTATCAAGCCGACAGAAACAAAtgatctctctggtaagaagaaggacGAGTTGTATGCCATATGATTAACTAGtcatggtgtgatcataacaacatacaggaactcaagtccttttgctctcctgacctagaattccttacaatcaaatgccgacttgATTATCTTGattaagagaattctcttcgattataatcacagccgtgtatatcccccctaaGCAGAcacctgaaagaacttcattggactctatataaactggaaaccacatatcctgaggctacATTTATtgttggggattttaacaaagctaatctgaaatcAAGACTCCCtaaaattttatcagcatatcgaatatGCGACCTTGGCTGGcagcattctggatcattgctactctaacttccgcgacgcatacaaagacctcccctgccctcctttcgacaaatctgaccacgactccattttgttgctcccagcctatagacagaaactaaaacaggaaccGCCATGCTctggtctgttcaatgctggtctgaccaatcagattcaagattgcttcgatcacgtggactggaatatgttccagatagcctcagacaacaacattgatgtacagtatatgctgattcggtgagcgagttaattagcaagtgcatcggtgatgttgtacccacagtgactattaaaaccttccccaaccagaaaccgtggattgatggcagcgcaaaactgaaagcgcgagcCACTGCTTATAATcagtcatggcaaggtgactggaaacaagACCGAATACAAAGAGCGTAGCTATttcctccacaaggcaatcaaacaagcgaagcatcagtatagagacaaggtagagtcgcaattcaacggctcagacacgagacgtatgtggcagggtctacagtcaatcacggattacaaaaagaaaaccagcccagtcacggaccaggatgtcttgctcccaggcagactaaataacttgtttgcccgctttgaggacaatacagtccCACTGACACGCATCCCCAgctgcgccctcagagcatgcacagaccagctggctggtgtgtttacggaaatattcaatcaatccttatcccagtctgctgttcccacatgctgcaagagggccaccattgttcctgttcccaagaaagctaaggtaactgagctaaacgactaccgccccgtagcactcacttccatcatcatgaagtgctttgggagactagtcaaggaccatatcacctcaaccctacctgacaccctagacccactccaatttgcttaccgcccaaataggtccacagacgatgcaatctcaaccacacactagcccatctggacaagaggaatacctatgtgagaatgctgttcatcgactacagctcaggatttaacaccatagtaccctccaaactcgtcatcaagcttgagaccctgggtctcgaccccgccctgtgcaactgggtactggacttcctgacgggtcgcccccaggtggtgaatgtaggtaacaacatctccacctcgctgatcctcaacactggggccccacaagggtgcgttctgagccctctcctgtactccctgttcacccacgactgcgtggccacgcacgcctccaactcaatcatcaagtttgcggatgacacaacagtggtatgcttgattaccaacaacgacgagagggcctacagggaagaggtgagggccctcggagtgtggtgtcaggaaaataatcatccagaaggcgaagtcagtacaggtgcatcaaaggccaccagactgttaaacagccaccactaacattgagtggctgctgccaacacactgactcaactccagccactttaataatgggaattgatgggaattgatgtaaaatatatcactagccactttaaacaatgctacttaatataatgtttacataccctacattattcatcccatatgtatacgtatatactgtactctatatcatctactgcatctttatgtaatacttgtatcactagccactttaaactatgccactttgtttacatactcatctcatatgtaaatactgtactcgataccatctttatgtacatgttctttatccctttacacttgtgtgtataaggtagtagttttggaattgttagttagattactcgttggttattactgcattgtcggaactagaagcacaagcatttcgctacactcgcattaacatctgctaaccatgtgtatgtgacaaatacatttgatttgatttgatttgaagagggcCACCATTGCATCCTCTGAAGCTGAGGGGTTATTTCCGAAGGCGCATGGTGCTGTGGTGCTGCATGGAGATCACAAGTTCTTTAACTGGGCAGCAGTGACGTGATGAAGAGAATAGCCTATGGGGTGACTAACTAAGACCACTGCAACAGACTTATTTTAAAGTGTGGGAATAGGTTTATGCCAACCTTAGGCTATGGTTAACCTCTCTGGGGGGGTGTGGGATGctaccgtcccacctggccaacatccagtgaaattgcagagcaccaaattcaaattaatTTACTATAAATATACTTTCATTATATGTGTTTGTATGTTCACAGATTCAATTTCATGTTTACGTTTCATGTTTCACACATGGCTTTTCTTACGAGTTTAACAATTTACATCCTAACGATATGTACGTTCAATGTTTTGGCAGCTATCTGGCTCCATATGCAACATTTGTTAACAGACACCTCAAACTAGTTTGAACTATTCTATTTCAATGCCATGGGTAGCTACATCTGTTTTGCAACCATGTTTGTTTTGCATCAAGAGTATCACATAAAAGTGGAAGGAAAAGTTTGCCAGTTGTCTGCATTGAGTTTCTTGTTTAAGTTACACATTTTGTAGTAATTCACCTGTATTCAGCCACCCCTGGGGGATCTAACCTTGAATGGCAAGATCCTCCAACAAAGACTTCATTCTATATGTAAAATGCTCACCTGCCATGCATCGTTACCAAGTTCATCAAGTTTAAAGTGTAACTTTGTCTTGTGGGGGCAGTATGGCTTTGAGAAAATACTTTCAACCACAAAGTTAATTGTGAATGTCAAATAGCATGTTAGTTAACAGCCAATTGCACAGGAATGATAAATTTTTGATGTTTTAAGGTAGGCTATTGTTTTCTATTTCCTCATTTTACATCTGTCTGCCTTGCAGATATAACCGCAGGGACTGAAGCTAATGAGTCAACCCGCGCATCActaaaacacacactctctctctctattatcgATATAACTGCTCCAGATCAAATGGAAATTGGGATGAACtcaatatcacctatagatagataTAAATTGCACAGGAATTATACATGTTTTAAGGTAGGCTATTGTTTTCTATTTCCTCACTTTAAACCCCCCTGTCCCACTGATATAACCACAGGGAATGAGTCAACCCgcacatcactaacacacacacacacacacacacatacactcacacacactctattaTCAATTTAACTGATCCAGATTAAATTAAAATGAGGATGGACCTTGCAACACAACCTGGTCCAGGGCCGGCTcttgccttttgggggccctaagcggGATTTGGCAGAGGAGAGAAAATCTTGCAGGCTACTTGTTTTTCTTATTGGCTGAGCTGGCACTGCACTGACCTAACCACCCATGGGACACTGAGAGTCACACCATGACAATTACATTATTTGTGTCATTGGAGTTCAAGTAAACACACTGCTGTATACTGTGTTTTTTTCTTCCTTTAAAAGGTATAAAAGGTCAGTGATGTGACAGTAGTTTAGTGTGGAATAGTCCACTGacacagaacatacagtagatcTATGTCCACACAACGGCAGTCTGGAGAAAGATACCAGGTGATCTGGACTTAAATCCTGTTTTGAAGATATATATGTACGTATCTTTATTGATGGTTTGACTcttcattcagacagtaaggGAATTAGAGGAGGAGACAGGCAAGTGGGAGAATCAGTGAGAAAGGTGGACAGGGATTGAACCCTCTAATGGTAAAATGTATGTGACTTATGATGAGGAGCATTACCACACCACAGCTCTGCATGACTAGCATCCTGTTTCATTCAACACTATGACTGCAGTGTTTGTAAGTGTAACAGTAAAGCAAAGACCAGTAAACTGTAACTGTGTCAATTGCGTTTGTTATTCAAAATATGAAtattattgaactacagtagagatgaatGATGTTTGCTTTATGTTCTACTCCGTGTCCATCACAGCCACAGGTGACAATGTTTTTCCATGATGATGCCTATGGGGGTAATAACGTTGAATAGTAACACTGTGGCAATAATGCAAAGAGTTGATAATTGATGGCAATTCTAAGAATGAAGAAATGTTGAATCAATAAGAGATTCATAATTTCACCTGATAGACACTGTTTTCCTTCACTTGTGAACTAAATATATCTACAAATACTTCTATACTATTGGGAAAATGATGAACTCAACACAACTCACGTCATTTATCCTAGCTGGATATAGTGACATTGGACACTTAAAGTACTTGTATTTCATTATATTAACTGTCTTATACGTCTCCATAGTTTTTGCGAACACAGTGCTTATTGTGGTTATATGTATGGAGAGAAGCCTTCATGAACCCTTGTATCTGTTTCTGTGCAGTTTGTTTGTAAATGACTTGTATGGTAGCACTGGTTTGTTTCCTGCTCTCATGACTCATTTGGTTTCAGATGACCATACAGTTTCCACTGTGTGCTGTTACCTACAGATATTTGTCTTGTACACATATGGATCTATTGAATTCAGCAATTTAGCAGCGATGTCCTATGACAGGTACCTTGCTATATGTTATCCACTACAGTATAACGTCATCATGACACCCAACAGGGTGTGTATTTTAATTTGTGTAATATGGTTGTACTCTTTTGCAAAATTCAGCATACAACTGTCTTTAACTATTCGTTTGCAATTGTGTGGAAACGTCATAGACAAAGTGTATTGTGACAACTACCTGGTAGTTAAACTTGCCTGTTCAACTTCAGACACGACAGTTAATAAGATCTATGGACTCTGTGGTATTGTTTTGTCTGTCACTGTCCCTTTAATTACTATTGTGTTGTCTTATATTAAGATTCTGTCCATTTGTTTGAAATCTTCCATCGAGACCAGACAGAAAGCTTTCAGCACCTGTTCTCCTCATCTGGCCTCGCTGCTCAACTTCTCTTTCGGCTGTTTCTTAACTCTGCTCCAGAGTAGATTTGATAGCCCTATGAGAAATGTTCCAACTGTACTTCACACTATTTTATCAGTGTACTATCTGATGTGCCAGCCACTTTTAAATCCTATTGTGTATGGAGTTAGGATGGCTAAAATCAGACAGGCTTGTAATAACATACTACCTGTAGGTCTGTACCCTAAAACATAAGCTAGACATTAGTGTGACCTTTTCTGTCCTGATTGTTAGATTTTTGTGATGTTGACTTGTGTTTTGTTACTGATAGGCTTGTCGCTATAATGAATTAGGCAGAGGATGGCAAATCAGATGTGTAAAACATTTGCTAATTTACGAAATAATGTCATATACAAAAAATAAAGAAGAAGAAGTTAATGACTTTGAATTCCTTACTTAAATGTAAGTATGTAAGGCTGCTTTTACATAgcaagcccaattctgatctttgtTATTGGCATATGATCTGATCTGGTTGGTCAAAAGACACATTATTGGCAAATGATCAGAATTagactgcctgtgtaaacgcagccaaatAAATCTGGATATGCAAAACTGTCTGGATCAATCATCAACAGTGAATAAATGGATGTAAATGTGTAAAAGGTAAACCCCCCTTATAGCCCACCATTAGGTCCATCACTAATGGAACATGGGCTCAGTGGGTACATTTTGGGAGAGAAATCTAGGGAAATACTTCAGCATGAAAACCAACTATATTCTTTCTGGACCAGATACCTTTATTGAAATATGGCATCTTGTTTTTCCGGGGTCACTGTGAGATATGTTTGACCTACAGAATGTAATAATCCAATAAGGCTCTTGAGGATGTATGTATTAAACACATTGGTTAATGTACTCCATCCACACTACCATTGGGAAAGCAGATGCCAATAATAAGAccgtaaaaaaaacattttaattgagTCATTAGGTAACAGGTCGTTAGTCCACTGTACTGCCTCGTTCCCTGGGAACCAATTAATGCAGCTAGTAACCTGTAGAGACCTGAGGGGCTCCTGTAGAGGCACGGCTGGTCTTGACTGTATCCCAAACGGTACCCTATTCAACTCTGGACCTTGAAGCCACTTCCACTGCTTTTTTcgttgttcccctctaatcagggactgatttagacctgcaACACCAGGTG
This DNA window, taken from Oncorhynchus gorbuscha isolate QuinsamMale2020 ecotype Even-year linkage group LG13, OgorEven_v1.0, whole genome shotgun sequence, encodes the following:
- the LOC123992305 gene encoding olfactory receptor 11A1-like, with the translated sequence MMNSTQLTSFILAGYSDIGHLKYLYFIILTVLYVSIVFANTVLIVVICMERSLHEPLYLFLCSLFVNDLYGSTGLFPALMTHLVSDDHTVSTVCCYLQIFVLYTYGSIEFSNLAAMSYDRYLAICYPLQYNVIMTPNRVCILICVIWLYSFAKFSIQLSLTIRLQLCGNVIDKVYCDNYLVVKLACSTSDTTVNKIYGLCGIVLSVTVPLITIVLSYIKILSICLKSSIETRQKAFSTCSPHLASLLNFSFGCFLTLLQSRFDSPMRNVPTVLHTILSVYYLMCQPLLNPIVYGVRMAKIRQACNNILPVGLYPKT